Part of the Limihaloglobus sulfuriphilus genome is shown below.
GTGGCCGACCGCGTCGAGGCCTTCATTGGTCTTGGCCTTTACGTTTACCGCGGCAAAATCCATTCCCAGCAATGATGCCAGCGAGCGTTTCATCTGGGGTTTATATTCCTTGAGCCGCGGCGCCTGCACCTTTACGGTCACATCAAGGTTAACCACCTCCCAGCGGTCTTCCTCGATCCTGCGGGTTACATTCGAGAGCATTACGCCGCTGTCCATGTCCTCAAATTCCGGGTCATCGTCCGGGAACACCTCGCCGATATCGCCCATACCGGTAGCTCCGAGGATCGCGTCTATGACGGCATGTATGATGACATCGCCGTCACTGTGGGCGATCGGGCCGGAGTGGTGCTCGACGAAAACGCCCCCGAGCATCAGCCGGTTGCCTTTGGCAAGGGCGTGAATATCAGTGCCCAGGCCGACGCGGTATATGTATTTAAAATCGTCTGTTCTCATTGCCGTATTCGGTTCATTTCATGATTTTATTGTTCAAACATCTCAACCCGAAAATTTGAAATTTGAGATATCATATTTCAGATTACAGCGTGCCTTTCGTGCTGGGTATATCGTCGGATACCACCCTTACGGCCTTCCGCAGCGACTGGCCAAGGCTCTTAAAAACCGCCTCTGCGATGTGGTGGCTGTTGGTGCCGTAC
Proteins encoded:
- the ispF gene encoding 2-C-methyl-D-erythritol 2,4-cyclodiphosphate synthase — its product is MRTDDFKYIYRVGLGTDIHALAKGNRLMLGGVFVEHHSGPIAHSDGDVIIHAVIDAILGATGMGDIGEVFPDDDPEFEDMDSGVMLSNVTRRIEEDRWEVVNLDVTVKVQAPRLKEYKPQMKRSLASLLGMDFAAVNVKAKTNEGLDAVGHEEAVEALAVVLLRQRQRRTL